From one Deferribacterota bacterium genomic stretch:
- the cybH gene encoding Ni/Fe-hydrogenase, b-type cytochrome subunit — MAEYCAVRRYVYVWEVPIRIAHWGIFFSIIVLSFTGIYIHHPFINVAGIEQPYLMGWMRTIHYITGAIFMFFVLLRIYWFIISGRYGSLKSFVSSIDKKHFKIFLDYVKYYAFLKKDPPHVIGHNPLAIVAYFILYILFIFQIITGFALWGLYDQNGLSYELFGWVFSVVNIQWIRFYHFILMFFIAGFFINHIYSAVLFDFRTQSGEISAIFAGWKPLRNESNNKD, encoded by the coding sequence ATGGCTGAATATTGTGCTGTAAGAAGATATGTATATGTTTGGGAAGTCCCAATAAGAATAGCCCATTGGGGAATTTTTTTCTCTATTATTGTCCTTTCATTCACAGGTATATATATTCATCATCCCTTTATAAATGTTGCAGGCATAGAACAACCTTATCTTATGGGTTGGATGCGCACAATTCACTATATAACGGGGGCAATTTTTATGTTTTTCGTTCTCTTAAGAATTTATTGGTTTATAATAAGTGGTCGCTACGGAAGTTTAAAAAGTTTTGTATCATCAATTGACAAGAAACATTTTAAAATTTTTCTAGATTATGTTAAATACTATGCATTTTTAAAGAAAGATCCCCCTCATGTGATTGGCCATAATCCATTAGCAATTGTAGCCTACTTTATACTTTATATACTGTTTATATTTCAAATAATTACAGGATTTGCCCTTTGGGGGTTATATGATCAAAATGGGTTATCATATGAGTTGTTTGGTTGGGTATTTAGCGTAGTAAATATCCAATGGATACGTTTCTACCACTTTATACTAATGTTCTTTATTGCAGGTTTTTTTATCAATCATATATATAGTGCTGTCTTATTTGATTTTAGGACTCAATCAGGTGAAATTAGTGCAATTTTTGCTGGGTGGAAGCCATTAAGAAATGAGAGTAATAATAAGGATTAG
- a CDS encoding hydrogenase maturation protease, producing MKHTLILGLGNILKGDDGVGVAVVNELKKEVSSNKYLKIIDGGTLGLDLLNYVEWADILIIIDAVNIDKQPGTIIYSKINNLNIDIPFGKTSHEVDLEDLLFSAKLLGVLPEKIIFYGIQIEKISDGISLSRSVNENVDKLCAYIKKEIKDNI from the coding sequence TTGAAACATACGCTTATTTTAGGGCTTGGAAATATTTTGAAAGGGGATGATGGTGTTGGTGTTGCTGTTGTAAATGAACTTAAAAAAGAAGTCTCATCAAATAAATATCTAAAAATTATAGACGGCGGTACTTTGGGTTTAGATCTGTTAAATTATGTAGAGTGGGCAGATATACTTATAATTATAGATGCGGTTAATATTGATAAACAGCCTGGGACTATTATATATTCAAAAATAAATAATTTAAATATTGATATACCCTTTGGAAAGACTTCACATGAAGTTGATCTTGAAGATTTGCTTTTCTCAGCGAAATTGTTAGGTGTATTACCAGAAAAGATTATTTTTTACGGTATACAAATTGAAAAAATATCTGATGGTATTTCATTATCAAGAAGTGTAAACGAAAATGTAGATAAATTGTGTGCTTATATAAAAAAAGAGATTAAAGATAATATTTAA